Proteins from one Sarcophilus harrisii chromosome 2, mSarHar1.11, whole genome shotgun sequence genomic window:
- the LOC105749194 gene encoding zinc-alpha-2-glycoprotein, giving the protein MMNWRRESGSFSSWLLILVVLFALRGIQTGHHKNEIKHIAVGTSKTLLDLTVVALIDDIWWASYFKSNQHMVFKADWISEVLGSNLIEEMEHLLINHKEDFQFVFHYLTRNDTETEGNHTLQIQLDCELDGDIQLSSHVKYAFDGEDLIKVDELEGQWVVLNPKARNFKLIVNSPFWTEVRKRYIKRYCVGAMQKIIGNSNMKKNESPEVYVSQQDYPDGTTKLSCTATGFYPQPILLHWKKGTDGAIWGKESSSGTLPNSDDTFYLRISLEIQPGDSVTDYACIVEHSELERPVVYPVPKKPYKKNFWVVALSILLGVILTVGCLVVFIQWKKRKSGMYC; this is encoded by the exons atgatgaactggagaagggagaGTGGGTCATTCTCTTCTTGGCTACTAATTCTGGTGGTGCTATTTGCTCTGAGGGGAATCCAGACAG GCCACCACAAGAATGAGATAAAACACATTGCAGTGGGCACATCCAAAACTCTCTTGGACCTCACTGTTGTTGCCCTCATCGATGACATTTGGTGGGCTTCCtatttcaaatcaaatcaacacaTGGTGTTCAAGGCAGACTGGATCTCTGAGGTCCTGGGATCGAACTTAATTGAGGAAATGGAACATTTGCTAATAAACCACAAGGAAGATTTCCAGTTTGTCTTTCATTACTTGACAAGAAATGACACTGAGACAGAAG GAAATCATACACTGCAGATTCAGTTAGATTGTGAATTAGATGGAGATATCCAATTGAGCAGTCATGTAAAGTATGCCTTTGATGGAGAAGATTTGATCAAGGTAGATGAGTTAGAAGGACAATGGGTGGTTCTGAACCCTAAGGCTCGTAACTTCAAATTGATTGTGAACAGCCCTTTCTGGACCGAAGTAAGAAAACGTTACATTAAGAGATATTGTGTTGGAGCAATGCAGAAAATTATTGGGAATTCAAACATGAAAAAGAACG aATCACCTGAGGTGTATGTATCCCAGCAAGATTACCCTGATGGTACTACTAAGCTTTCCTGTACAGCTACAGGCTTCTACCCACAACCCATTCTGTTGCACTGGAAGAAGGGTACTGATGGTGCTATATGGGGGAAAGAGAGCTCTAGTGGCACCCTGCCTAATTCCGATGACACCTTCTATCTCCGAATCTCCCTGGAGATCCAGCCGGGAGACTCTGTAACAGATTATGCTTGTATAGTAGAGCACAGTGAGCTGGAGAGACCAGTTGTGTATCCTG TCCCTAAGAAGCCCTACAAGAAGAATTTTTGGGTTGTTGCCCTGAGCATCCTTCTAGGAGTCATTCTGACAGTTGGTTGTCTTGTGGTCTTCATCCAGTGGaagaagagaaagtcaggaatgTATTGTTAG